The Fusarium fujikuroi IMI 58289 draft genome, chromosome FFUJ_chr01 sequence TCAGGCTTTGAGGGAAACAGAGGTAGATGTCTCTTTGTATGACACGTTTAGCAATCAAAGCCTTGCCTGTAAGCTCAACCTGACACTTACAACCTGACCTACTCATAATCTCGAGAATTCTAATCCTAGCTGTAGGTGGTATGATACTCTAGCAAGACACATAATTATTGTCTCATGATGGCAAAGCAGCCAGAAGGTGGGCAGACAAAACTGACATTTATGATTATTAGTTTGCGATCTTTCTTTATATGGCTATATCAAGGTAACCGCCAAAACCCCATTCTATATGCGCGAACCCGAAAAGActtttgctgttgttgagtcGTGAAAAAGCCATCCACAAACGCCAACCAATATAGATCTCACTTAGTAAAATAAGTGAATTGCTGTAAAATTTGGTCACTACCGCCGCCAATACTTCAAAAACATAGAGCAGAAACAGACTCTCCAGGTCTAACAAAAATTCTCACAAATGCGCCGCGATGAGGCACACCACAAGTCGATCTATGGCCCGGCATCGCTTTATCGCTGAAAGTGGGATCGAAAATAGAGGAAGCCTGGCATCAGCCACTTAagcatcttcaagaagaatcTTGACAGGAGCAGTGCCGAGCTTCTCTTGGCCGTTTAGGCCAGGGATCTCAAGAATAAACAAGTATCCAATGACCTCGCCCTTGAGCTGCTGGACGAGTTCAGCTGCAGCCTTTGCAGAACCACCTGATGATTCATGTCAGTTAAGGTCCTATACGCCTCATGCATACTGCTTTGCAAACAGATAAACTCACCCGTAGCAATGATGTCGTCCACAATGAGGACCTTCTGGCCCTCACGGACGGCGTCTTCCTGCATCTGGAACAGATCCTTGCCGTACTCTTTCACGTACTCAGCGGTAGCACAAGGTCCAGGGAGCTTGCCCTGCTTGCGGACAGCAGCAAAGGAAACACCGAGACGGAGCGCAAGACCAGGGCCGAAGAGAAAGCCACGGGCGTCAAGGCCTACGATAACATCAGGCTTGGTGGGGAAAGCCTCGGCGATCTGAAGTTCGAGAGCATCGACAAGGGTGGCATGGGCGGTTGGGTCGGCGAAGAGAGGCATAATATCGACAAAGTTGATACCCGGGATGGGGAAGTCGGGGAAGCTTCGCAGCGACTTGCGCAGGCTTATCTTTGCACCGGAGAGTTCGGAGGAACCggcggcggaggaggagggctGTCGTCCCGAGGCATCTTGGCTAGCGACAGCGGTAGACGTGGTGTTGTTTATCGCTGAGGATGAGTTGGTAGAGGGGAGGGGTTCTTGAGCGCTCATTgtggagggaagaagagaggaggagagagagagagggaagagGCAGGGTAGAAGAAGGGGTGGGAGGGTCGGtaaaaagaaggaaggaataaggggagaaggagaaaagagacGAGGGATACAGGGCAAGGCAAGTCGGGAAAGGGTGAGCGGAGGCAGTTGCCAGGCACAAGCACTCGAGTGGTTTTTTTCCTGGTAGGCACCTCAGGTAAGGAAGGTAAGGTAGTCGGTGGTCAAGCCGCGTCGGAAGAAGTAGTTACAGTGGTTTAGTGGTAGGCGGAAAGAGAGTACGAACGAGGTACGTGCTCCGTCTACGAGAGTTACTTGGCTGATTTAGTACCTGACGGGCAAAACAGTAAGAGGCAGGTACAAGCACAATGGAAGGCCCCAAGGTAATTTTGTTTTGGCTGTGAAcctacctgcctacctacctacccagGACAGGGCTGCCGAAAGACGGCGACGGATGCGCACCTCACATCAACTTCAGTGgcattgacgatgaggaaggAGGGGTGCAACCTAGGCATGCCGCAGGCGTGCGAGGTCTTAGTGGGGGAATGGCGGGCAGGTACGATTGAACGATTGGGAGCGAGGGGGAGGGGAACCCGACAGGGTCCCATTGATTTGGAAGCCTTCCAAGGGGTGCAAATGGAAAATGCAAGGTGGGGGAGGGGAAAATTTTGTTaacttttttttccctttccgAAACTCTCTCAGCAATGGCAGCGATGGATCTCAGCAAAAATTCTGGCCGCTGAGTCGGATACAGAAGCCTTTTGGTGATCAATGCCCAGCGCCAGCGCCCAGGACCCAGCCCAAGGGGCCAAGAAAATTTGGAacagatgacaaaaagatgaGCTAGGACTAGTATTGTCTAGTAGGCCTAAAGACTGGTTAATTTTGGCACCTCAGCTTAAGGTaagaagttttcttgctctctggGTCCAGCACACACCATTAAGCCCCAGCAGTGCCTAACATGGAGTAAATTGTGGGGAGGCTCAGATCCGTGGATGGGTGTTTGCTGATATCCACCCGTTGCTATCTGTGATAATCGGCACCTCGACTTAGGGGTTGTTTTGTCGAATTGATGTGATAATGGTAAGCATCTCGCCAAGCAGAGACAGACGAACAAGTAGACATGGATAGAGTGAGATTTTGGGAGCAAGAGCTggtttccatcatcatcaaccatggACAAGCAAGCGGTCAAGCGGGCTTTTTCGGTGTCCAAGCTTCAGGTCAGATATCAACGATTCAAGGTATTAGTCTACATGACTCAACAAGCACCAATGGTGCAATTGGATATCGACAAGCAGACATGTCCGAATGGAGAATGCAACTCTTACCAGGCAGCATTGTTTCGAGGAAGTAAGTTCTCGTCTGTTTGCAGCTTGTTCCAGTACGCGCAATCACGTCTGTCGTATAGAATGATAAATAGGTAGCATGAGTAGTACCCCGCCAGCCAGTTGTATCATCATGAAACATTCGTTAGTAGGTATGTCCCGTCGACATAATGGTACAGTACCGCAACGATTGCATGAGAATTCTGATATGCAAAACGCCATTTTCTTACAAACAAGCAATGCATACTCCTCGGTTTGCATGCATGATTGCAGTATCAATGTAGCATCAATGCAGTATTAGATGCTAATCGACAGCTCGAACCCTTGATCGACACTCTCATTGGATGGTCATATTTTGTACCTCTATGAGTCAACTTGCCAAATCAGCCTTCACCTTTACGCTGCCGAGCGAACACGAATCTCTGTTGTGATGCGATTCACGAGCGTTTGCCGCCAAGAACTGAGTGACTGGAGTACGGTATGTATGTTTTCCACGCGTCTCTTTGTTGCAGACAAGAGTCTCGGTATCATCAGCTGCGACAAATCGACAAACACAAAAGCTCCGCTGTTGTGTTCTGTACATGTCATGGATGCCAGCCAGGTCGTACCATTCAAGTACTTTTTTTACTCAATGGCGGGACCAAGTCCAACTCAATATTAACCGCCACACAATGGACCCCGTTGAATGATGGTTGGTCTGTATTGTTCCTTGTACATCGAATGTACATTGTTTTTGCTTGCTCGTTGTAAGCATCATGAATACAAGTTTGGCTGTACAAGATCAATATTTATGCCAGGTATTTCTATCAAGTTCCATGCCTTATGCACGCTCACTCGATTGCCTTGATCCATTGTCGTCCCTTGATCCTTTATCCTTGATTGAACAAGACCCTAGCATCCAATTAATTATCTTACCCCAGTATTGGGCCTGCTGCGAGCCTAGCGTCCATTGGAGGGCGCGCTAGAATTCTTCGCTCCAGGCTTACTTCACTGCCTTACCTCCCGCTACCGCATTTCATACCGCCAGCCTCGGATGGACGGGCAATGGCTCCAGATAGAATTTGGCCCAATGCAAACTATAAGCATCCCCGTGGTTTCAGGTCATGCCCTCGGAGCGGCTTCAAGGgaatctcaacttcaattGGGTCTTATATGCGCTGCTGGGTTTATTCCGGCATCCATCTACAGCCACCCGGACATTCACGGGTGGGAAACCCCAGTTAATAACATGACAGCTGAAGCTCGCTATGAAACGAGTCTTTTGACGGAACCTGAAGGAAAGAGACTGAGATACAGTACACATGTGGAAGCAAAGTCACGTAAGCCCAGCGGAGCTTCGGCCAGCCTTGAGGGTTAACTATGTGTTGCACATTCTAGACTGGCCCGTATTACCTCCAAGTTGTTTTTCTAGGTCCAGGTTCCCGCAAACGAAATGGGTCCTTGCCGTATGTTTGGCATACATAGTATGAGGTGTTGATTACAGCTTTATACAAGCTCTTTAGGTCTGAACCTGGCATCATCCTCGCTGAACTATACCTCCAAGATGATTCTATAACAAAGAATCGAGGCAGATTCAGCCTATTTCTGTTTTAGAAGGGATGAATACTAATGCGGAGGGAGGTTGTTCAACGAACTGCCTCTTTAGGCAATTCTCTCGAACAAAGGATCGAAGCAGCGGCAAGGTTACCGTCGATGGGTGTCTCTGGAcaccctttcttcttcaactggtcTAAGGTAGTTTCTTAGTGGCTGCCATGCTTATTCCCGCTTCCATTTGGTGGACAACCCTCAAGGCCGAAGACGAAGCAGCTGTAGCCTGTCCGGGCTAACACAAATGTCTCCATGATACGATGTTATCTCAGTACTAAGTTAGTCCATCGTTTTCACCACATCAACCATCACACCACTACCTAGTAATCAGTTCGCAGGAAGTTCTCCTAGGTACATTCGAGAACCACTGTTTCTCGTAGTGATACGTTCCGGGAGCTGTATCATGGAGGTTTCGAAGTTGGCAATTCTACCCGCTTGATTTAACATGCATAACAATGTACGGATACCCAACATACGATCTATGAACGAGTTCCTCTAGAAAAACTTTTAGCTACAACTTATCCACTGGCTCCGCTCAAGTAACGTTGTTCCACTGTGTTTCCGTGGTCAAGACCGGAGGCGGCGCCATAAACCCATGCCAGCCATCGTCCCATAGCGCCTCCAAATGCATGGCTCATGAGAGCTTTGTTTCGCTCATGGTCCGTCTCTGGCCGATGATAATCTGCAGAGAAGTATACATGACAAAAGAATAAGGCTTATGGAGTCTTATTATCTTTTGATCGCATGTTCTCATTCATGGCGTTCTTAAATGGCCAAATCCGTGTTTCTTAGCAACCCTCTATCAAGCTCTCCCCACGCCCAGCCGCTCTTTGTATGCAGCTGTGCCATTCACATTGCTACGCAACGACATCAAGTTTCCTTGCATGGGTTCATATCTACATTGCACCTTAGGCAGACGTTGTTACATAAGAGGATCTCGCGACACATGCTATTATTCTTGTTAAATAAGACGATATCGCAATTCTGCTCCCATCTTTGAAAATGGCAGAGAGCATCTCGATGTGTCCATTACGGCCAAACCGAGGGCATACTAGGCCGAGCTTACTGGCTCGGGTTCGTCAGGCTCCCGAACGACGTTATATCATGCCAAGATAACACAAGTTCAAGGCCTATCAAGGGTTGAAATGCGCTGATCTCGTCTTTATTGCACAACCGAGACCCCGTCTGCCTTTTGAATCATGACTGATCGATTGTTATCTCTCTCATGCCGATTATAATGCAACCCCACAGACGCTGATAGCTGAGACCGTTTCTGTGCCCAATATGGattcttgctgctgaggatgaggcaCACTATACGCACTCAGACCAGGCAGATGTCTAGTATCTTGTCAAGCGTAGGTACTACACGACACTACGCTACACCCGCATAAGATAGGACATGGTCCTTTTTTAGCTGGCGACCCATCGAAATAGGATGCATCTTGAGCTCTCTAGCAACATGTAAGACGGTTGAGGATTACCCCTTCAGCTCGCTGCAAGTCGCTATCGCGAATCATGAGCTTGTGCCCGACATCACACCTAGCCATTTCAAACCACACCAGCCAGCGCATGTGCTGCGCTGCGATCTCTTCCTTCAGCCCTGATCCCGGCCACCAGGTTCGTTTCCTTTCCTGAAAAACATGCAGCAATCTTCTGCGTCTTTAATGCGATGCCATGCGATGTCATGCGATGTAATGtaatgcgatgcgatgctcGGCTGCATTCGTGCCGCCCTCTGCATCGACCTGCCTGCCTGCTTTGCTTCTTGTGTCTcgcctcttctctcttgacCGTTCCGGAATACATTGCCTTATCGGTTTCGCTCACCATCTGGcgttgtggttgtggttgtagTAGTTCCTTTTTATATGCTGTGCCTCATGCTTCCCCAGCTCTCCACCCAATGTCTTGCATATCCTCCCCTCCAGCATTCGCTGACCGGCTGCCCCTTCATCGCCGCGTCATCAGTTCTCCTTCCTCTGCCATATTGACCGGTTGTTGATATTATTTGAATATCGTACACCGCCGTTTGTTGTACTCATTCTCCGAAGAAAAGACTGGTTGGAGCTTGCATTAGCCGCAGGTGCGCGTTTCTGTGTTGGCGCCCTTGCGGGCCGCTCGGCGCGAGATTTTGATACAAGTGTCTCCATCTTTCTTGATGGGCGATGTCgccatggatggatgttgataGAACTGGGTCCGTCGCACACTGGTACAAGACAGTAGAACTGTTGTGCAGGCACCAACATAAGCACACAGCCAATCTGAGCTACTCCTTTCGAGACAATACGAGCGATCGGTTTGGGGACAGCCCGACTGCGATTCAGGCAATTCAAGAGCTGCTGCATCCCGTAGCTACTACAGTGCACATCATGGCCTTTGTTATGAAAGACAGCAGGCACTAAGGTACGCAAGTATCTCAATCTTCAACATGGGGTTTCAAAAGGGCTACTCTACGGAAGCTGCACCGACCCAATCATGACCCAGGCTTGCTTCTGCCAGATAAACTTTATGAAACACAGGGCACGGGAAATGGTTATTTGAACTCCGTCGCCCAATCATTGTCAGCCCGTAAGTCCTGAAACAATATAGTTGCATACCTAGACAAGTCGACCTAACGATCTGGAATGGTCGCTATCTCGGTCCACTTCAGAAGTTACAACTCGGAATTGCTATTAACGGCAATGACTAACGTGTCGGCAAACAGTATGTGGTATCTAATGCGTTGTAACAAAGATGAAACGTATCAAAACTCTCTAGAAACGTTCTAATGGGTATCAACTTGGATCAAGAGCACAACTTCCCCAGTCCAAGGCCATCGCAAAGTATGCAAAAGAAGTCGCTCCAGTGAAAGACAGCTCAAGACAACGACTCACAGATTTAATAGTGACAAAAacagaaaaagcaaagcaGAGGCCAAACATCCCAACTCATGTTCGTTGCGCGGGTGCGAATGTCAATGGGTGCACCATCTCAATGGCGGCACCTCTCGGCAACCTTTCTCGGGCCGTTCCGACCCTCTCACTCATCAATCCTTTATGAAAAATAGCCCCTGGATTGTCGGTCCTCACTCACACCAGACCATAGTAGATCCTTTCTCCACTCACTGAAATTGTAGTCGAATGATGGAAAATAGCATGTTCTGCAGCACGTGCAGCATGACTGCCACACAGGTTGGCATCAACTCTGGCCAGACAGCCAAGTCCAGCTTCCCCTCCAGGCCTACATCGATTTGGAAGAATAGTCGGATGAGTCCTCGCACGGCGAGGCTCGCTACCAACTCACACGCCCAGGTTACCGATGAGGCGTAGAAAGTGAGGCCAAAATTGTAGTCCTCTCCCTCCGTATCGAAAGCGAAATATGGGTAAACGTCTTTGTTGGCTCCAAAGTGCAGTACTAGAATACTTCCAAGGAATGCAACCATTGAGACGTTTTCGGCAAGAAAGCGGATAAAGACATTGCGGGTCTGGAGCTTTTGGTATGAACCAAAGCTTTGCGAGTTCAGCCCAAGAATTGTCAAGAGCTTGTGCACAAAGGAGGTCATCATGATGGGTGTGATGACAACCAGACCTGTTGATGACAAGATCTGAAGGGTTATGAATTGTTGTGGTGAACGCAGTCGTGCATATAGCGCACGAACGTACATCTGGTAGGTCAACATGAAGTATCTGGCTGTGGTGTCAGCAGTGGAAACAATAGTATTTGCACCGATCGAGGCTTACAGTTTAAAGATCCAGCTCAAAGGATAACTTCCAACACGCTCACCCTCTCGAATTCCTAGCACCCAGCCGCTCAGCGCGTCCAGGAGGTGCACCGTTGCTACCCAGCCATAGACATACACTACTGTCTCCAAGTTATTGTGCGGTAAGGTTCGGAGGTAAATCTCTGCGTATGCCTCTCCGATCACGTATGCCATGAGGCCAATAAACAGAGCAACGCAGAACCATAAGAATCGTACAAAGCTTGCTGGCAACCACAGTCGGCGCATCCTAACGCCCTGTGGCCTCAGCTCGGGTTCAACTTGAGTTGCGTCGGCGTCGAATAGATCAGCCGTGACATTCCGGCGCCGACGGTCCCTACCGTTGAACGTGTCTGGCTCTCCGGTCCACCAGGATGTGGTAAAGATGCGTTGAGTTTCTGATAGCGAGTGACGAAGCCCGATGTGCCGCTCATTAGTCGTGAGGATGATAAAGGCGATCGTGACAGGcaaggccatgatgatgaaggtcCATGAAATCCATGCTGTATTGTGTACGAGCAAATAACGCGCCTTGTCATTGTAGTACATGGGTATGGGGACGGCAATGGacaagatggcgatgagtgAGACGGTAAGCGGGAAACCCAAAGATTGGGGCCACCAGTTGAGGCTGTAAAGGTTGAACACCTTTGTGATCCA is a genomic window containing:
- a CDS encoding probable APT1-adenine phosphoribosyltransferase encodes the protein MSAQEPLPSTNSSSAINNTTSTAVASQDASGRQPSSSAAGSSELSGAKISLRKSLRSFPDFPIPGINFVDIMPLFADPTAHATLVDALELQIAEAFPTKPDVIVGLDARGFLFGPGLALRLGVSFAAVRKQGKLPGPCATAEYVKEYGKDLFQMQEDAVREGQKVLIVDDIIATGGSAKAAAELVQQLKGEVIGYLFILEIPGLNGQEKLGTAPVKILLEDA